In Quercus robur chromosome 11, dhQueRobu3.1, whole genome shotgun sequence, the following proteins share a genomic window:
- the LOC126707599 gene encoding lysine--tRNA ligase, cytoplasmic-like, translated as MFQAASMADSRSKKSAAADDEDMDPTQYFENRLKYLAALRAAGEEPYPHNFPVTMSTPEYVEQYKNIGNGEHLEDVTVNLAGRVMSKRSSSSKLFFYDLHGGGAKVQVMADASKSDLNEEEFSRFHSTVKRGDIVGVKGFPGKTKRGELSIFPRSFIVLSHCLHMMPRQKSKAGSVSDNANLKKEEAWVPGCTRNPETYILKDQETRYRQRHLDLMLNTEVRQIFKTRSQIISYIRHFLESRDFLEVETPMMNMIAGGAAARPFVTYHNDLNMKLFMRISPELNLKKLVVGGLDRVYEIGKQFRNEGIDLTHNPEFTTCEFYMAFADYNDLMELTETMLSGMVKELTGGYKIKYHANGLDEDPIEIDFTPPFRRIDMIEELEKMVNLNIPKDFSSDEANKYLKDVCAKYEIKCAPPETTARLLDKLVGHFLEETCTDPAFIINHPELMSPLAKWHRAKKGLTERFELFINKHELCNAYTELNDPVVQRQRFAEQLKDRQSGDDEAMALDETFCAALEDGLPPTGGWGLGIDRLTMLLTDSQNIKEVILFPAMKPQDEPSAKGNAGA; from the exons ATGTTCCAGGCTGCTTCTATGGCAGATTCCCGCAGCAAGAAATCTGCAGCAGCAGACGATGAAGATATGGATCCAACG CAATACTTCGAAAATAGACTGAAATATCTTGCGGCTCTGAGGGCAGCTGGTGAAGAGCCATATCCTCACAATTTCCCTGTTACAATGTCTACCCCTGAATATGTAGAGCAGTATAAAAACATAGGCAATGGGGAGCATCTTGAGGATGTTACTGTAAATTTGGCTG GGCGTGTCATGAGCAAACGTTCATCTTCTTCAAAGCTATTCTTTTATGATTTGCATGGTGGTGGTGCTAAAGTCCAAGTTATGGCTGATGCTAG CAAGTCAGATTTGAATGAGGAAGAATTTTCTAGGTTCCATTCAACTGTGAAGCGTGGTGATATTGTTGGTGTCAAGGGGTTTCCAG GGAAAACTAAAAGGGGGGAGCTAAGTATTTTTCCAAGATCGTTTATAGTCTTATCCCATTGTCTCCATATGATGCCAAGGCAAAAGTCTAAGGCTGGTTCTGTTTCTGACAATGCCAATTTGAAG AAAGAGGAGGCTTGGGTCCCAGGATGTACCAGGAATCCTGAAACATATATTTTGAAAGACCAG GAAACTCGATATCGACAACGCCATTTAGATTTGATGCTGAATACGGAGGTTCGACAAATTTTTAAGACAAGATCTCAGATCATTTCATATATTCGGCACTTTCTTGAGAGTCGTGATTTCTTGGAG GTTGAAACACCAATGATGAATATGATTGCTGGTGGAGCAGCTGCCCGTCCATTTGTGACCTATCACAATGACCTGAACATGAAGCTATTCATGCGCATTTCGCCTGAGCTCAATCTTAAGAAGCTTGTTGTTGGTGGACTTGACCGTGTTTATGAGATTGGAAAGCAGTTCAGAAATGAGGGCATCGATTTGACGCATAATCCTGAGTTCACCACCTGTGAGTTCTATATGGCTTTTGCTGACTACAATGACTTGATGGAACTCACTGAGACAATGTTGAGTG GGATGGTAAAGGAGCTTACAGGcggatataaaattaaatatcatgCAAATGGGCTGGATGAGGATCCAATTGAGATTGACTTCACTCCACCTTTCAG AAGGATTGACATGATAGAAGAATTAGAGAAGATGGTGAACCTCAATATTCCCAAGGACTTTTCCAGTGATGAGGCCAACAAATATTTGAAAGACGTATGCGCGAAGTATGAGATCAAATGTGCCCCTCCTGAAACTACAGCGCGTTTGTTGGACAAA CTTGTAGGACACTTCTTGGAAGAGACTTGTACAGATCCTGCTTTCATCATTAACCACCCTGAGTTAATGAGTCCTTTGGCAAAGTGGCATAGAGCGAAGAAAGGCCTTACTGAGCGTTTTGAGTTATTTATTAACAAGCATGAA CTCTGCAATGCATACACTGAATTGAATGACCCTGTGGTACAACGCCAGCGATTTGCTGAGCAGCTCAAG GATCGGCAGTCTGGTGATGATGAAGCAATGGCTTTGGATGAAACCTTCTGTGCGGCTCTTGAGGATGGGTTGCCTCCAACAGGCGGTTGGGGATTGGGTATTGATCGCCTAACAATGTTGTTAACTGATTCACAAAACATTAag GAGGTTATTCTCTTCCCAGCCATGAAACCTCAAGATGAGCCATCTGCTAAAG GCAATGCAGGAGCTtag